From a single Leptidea sinapis chromosome 1, ilLepSina1.1, whole genome shotgun sequence genomic region:
- the LOC126969774 gene encoding uncharacterized protein LOC126969774, protein MYFFFAVLSLLVRESLLLRIVRVSVPSYRVRGQQAQFDCDYELGGDRLYSVKWYRDNEEFYRYMPKYDPPQHAYKIDGVKVDLSKSNDRRVVLHQVTLKSSGLYRCEVSAEAPSFESAAGEGRMEVIYLPREGPRITGNEQENKKEDFLFLNCTSGRSYPAAVLSWDIDGEKVTDKNLLVEYPLIQHSHGLLSAALGLRVPTGRTMQVRCTARVAPAWREGSEAVVGNSQLADSKEAMLLVRSSGEASTLSIMLLTLSFLQLLSSLIQSET, encoded by the exons AATCTCTTCTACTTCGAATAGTTCGGGTTTCGGTCCCTTCATACCGGGTTCGAGGACAGCAGGCTCAGTTTGATTGTGATTATGAACTTGGAGGTGACAGATTATATTCTGTCAAATGGTATAGAGACAACGAAGAGTTTTACAGATATATGCCGAAATATGATCCTCCGCAGCATGCGTATAAAATCGACGGAGTCAAAGTTGAT TTGTCAAAATCGAACGACAGAAGAGTCGTTTTGCATCAGGTGACACTGAAATCGTCGGGGTTGTATCGATGTGAGGTTTCGGCCGAAGCGCCGAGTTTCGAGTCTGCCGCCGGCGAAGGAAGAATGGAGGTTATTT ATCTCCCACGAGAGGGCCCAAGAATAACAGGAAATGAGCAAGAAAACAAGAAAGAAGACTTCTTGTTTCTGAATTGTACGTCTGGTCGATCATACCCGGCTGCTGTTCTCAGTTGGGATATCGACGGAGAGAAG gTAACTGACAAAAACCTGCTGGTAGAGTACCCTCTAATACAGCACTCACATGGCCTGCTATCAGCAGCTCTAGGGCTTCGCGTCCCCACGGGAAGGACGATGCAGGTGCGGTGTACAGCAAGAGTAGCACCAGCTTGGCGAGAGGGGAGTGAAGCTGTAGTTGGAAACAGTCAACTAGCTGATAGTAAAGAAGCTATGTTATTAg TGCGAAGTTCGGGCGAGGCGTCTACATTAAGTATAATGCTGTTAACACTTTCCTTCCTTCAACTTCTGAGTTCCTTAATACAATCAGAAACGTGA